One part of the Deltaproteobacteria bacterium genome encodes these proteins:
- a CDS encoding phosphatidylglycerophosphatase A codes for MRAVATGFGTGRFPVAPGTAGTLVALPLWYWSGGWGMRHLLLLCAVLLVSVPAAREEMAATGRPDPGSVVIDEIAGMLLAATGIPWGVRPVLLLFLLFRFFDVFKFGPVAWLDARKGAVYVVADDLAAGACAGLAYRGITWLTG; via the coding sequence TTGCGCGCCGTCGCCACGGGGTTCGGAACGGGTCGGTTTCCCGTGGCCCCCGGGACGGCGGGGACCCTGGTCGCCCTGCCCCTCTGGTACTGGTCGGGCGGATGGGGGATGCGTCATCTTCTCCTCCTGTGCGCGGTGCTCCTCGTTTCCGTCCCCGCCGCCAGGGAGGAGATGGCCGCGACGGGGAGGCCGGACCCCGGGTCCGTGGTCATCGACGAGATCGCCGGGATGCTGCTGGCGGCCACCGGCATCCCCTGGGGGGTTCGCCCCGTCCTCCTGCTCTTCCTGCTGTTCCGTTTTTTCGATGTGTTCAAATTCGGCCCCGTGGCATGGCTCGACGCCCGCAAGGGGGCCGTCTACGTGGTGGCGGACGACCTGGCGGCAGGGGCGTGCGCGGGACTCGCGTATCGGGGGATCACTTGGCTGACCGGTTGA